The following are from one region of the Arcobacter defluvii genome:
- a CDS encoding S24 family peptidase: MLIVDEIIEKLKDIISADGKNGKVFDKDVAESLDLSQANFATMKNRGKIPFSNILNFCAKKKISINWLLYNQNPGSLVDTTDKYWIKYYPAVAVSAGGGAYEAEDNYESLELPTYFVNMLGGKENLKNVDAINVVGDSMEPTLNSDNIIFIDKTKKDVSRDGIYAFTTTHGLFVKRIQRRVDGKLDIISDNKDYPSQILNKNDLEILGKVISSFGLVY, encoded by the coding sequence ATGTTGATAGTAGATGAAATTATTGAAAAATTAAAAGATATTATCAGTGCAGATGGTAAAAATGGAAAAGTGTTTGACAAAGATGTGGCAGAATCTCTTGACTTAAGCCAAGCAAATTTCGCAACTATGAAAAATAGAGGGAAGATACCGTTTTCAAATATTTTAAATTTTTGTGCTAAAAAGAAAATCTCAATTAATTGGCTTTTATATAATCAAAATCCTGGTTCATTGGTTGATACAACTGATAAATATTGGATTAAATATTATCCAGCTGTTGCTGTTAGTGCAGGAGGTGGAGCTTACGAAGCAGAAGATAATTATGAATCATTGGAATTACCTACATATTTTGTAAATATGTTAGGAGGGAAAGAAAATCTTAAAAATGTTGATGCCATAAATGTAGTAGGGGATTCAATGGAACCAACATTAAATAGTGATAATATTATATTTATTGATAAAACAAAAAAAGATGTTTCAAGAGATGGAATATATGCTTTTACGACTACTCATGGATTGTTTGTAAAAAGAATTCAAAGACGAGTTGATGGAAAGCTTGATATTATATCTGACAATAAAGATTATCCTTCTCAAATTTTAAATAAAAATGATTTAGAAATTTTAGGAAAAGTTATCAGTTCTTTTGGTTTAGTATATTAA
- a CDS encoding biotin/lipoyl-containing protein, producing the protein MSKKYIDIMDTTFRDGFQSVFGGRVLMNDFFPAVEAAKEAGITHFEFGGGARFQSLFFYLQENAFEMMDKFREIVGPDANLQTLARGINTVMLDTGSRELIDLHAKMFAKHGTTTIRNFDALNDVQNLEYSAECIKKYGLNHEVVVTLMDLPPGCTGAHDVAFYEKTLRQILDSGLPFDSLCFKDASGTSSPQKIYETIQMARRLVGNDTHIRLHTHETAGVSVACYLAALEAGADGIDLAASPVSGGTSQPDILTMLHAVKGKNYDLGGLEIDKILKYQDVLANCLKDYFIPPEATQVSPLIPFSPMPGGALTANTQMMRDNGTLDKFSEVIKAMREVVEKGGYGTSVTPVSQFYWQQAYANVMFGPWKQIAPGYGKMVLGYFGKTPVEPDAEVVKLAAEKLKLEPTKENPLDIADRDEKKKISVWKQRLEIEGIEATEENIFIAAACDEKGIAFLKGESPLNVRKIDSVCEDNKDCKLGENKMANANGNYTVVVDGQKFNVTIAEGNADIQVTPVSNTVSSAPAPVSSNGGTEVPAAVNGAVWKILVKEGDRVEKDQQIMILEAMKMEIDITAPVSGVITKILVENTQAVDEGQTLAIIG; encoded by the coding sequence ATGTCTAAAAAATATATAGATATCATGGATACAACTTTTAGAGATGGATTTCAATCTGTCTTTGGAGGAAGAGTCCTAATGAATGATTTCTTTCCGGCTGTAGAAGCTGCAAAAGAAGCAGGTATAACTCACTTTGAGTTTGGTGGAGGAGCAAGGTTCCAATCTTTATTCTTCTATCTACAAGAAAACGCATTTGAAATGATGGATAAATTTAGAGAAATCGTTGGACCAGATGCAAACTTACAAACTTTAGCAAGAGGTATCAACACAGTAATGCTAGATACTGGTTCTAGAGAATTAATCGACTTACATGCAAAAATGTTCGCAAAACATGGAACAACAACAATCAGAAACTTTGATGCATTAAATGATGTTCAAAACCTTGAATATAGTGCTGAATGTATTAAAAAATATGGATTAAATCATGAAGTAGTTGTTACACTTATGGATTTACCTCCAGGTTGTACTGGTGCTCATGATGTAGCTTTTTATGAAAAAACTTTAAGACAAATTCTAGATAGTGGCTTGCCATTTGATTCTTTATGCTTTAAAGATGCATCAGGGACAAGCTCACCTCAAAAAATTTATGAAACAATCCAAATGGCAAGAAGATTAGTGGGTAATGATACTCATATTAGACTTCATACTCATGAAACAGCAGGTGTTTCAGTTGCCTGTTATCTTGCAGCACTTGAAGCTGGAGCTGATGGTATTGATTTAGCTGCAAGTCCAGTAAGTGGGGGAACAAGCCAACCTGATATTCTTACAATGCTTCATGCAGTAAAAGGCAAGAATTATGATTTAGGTGGTTTAGAAATTGATAAAATTCTAAAATACCAAGATGTATTGGCTAATTGCTTAAAAGACTACTTTATTCCTCCTGAAGCTACTCAAGTTTCTCCTTTAATCCCATTCTCTCCAATGCCAGGTGGTGCATTAACTGCAAATACTCAAATGATGAGAGATAATGGTACTTTAGATAAATTCTCAGAAGTTATTAAAGCTATGAGAGAAGTTGTTGAAAAAGGTGGATATGGAACATCTGTAACTCCTGTTTCTCAGTTTTATTGGCAACAAGCATACGCAAATGTAATGTTTGGTCCCTGGAAACAAATTGCTCCTGGATATGGAAAAATGGTTTTAGGTTACTTTGGTAAAACACCAGTTGAGCCAGATGCAGAAGTTGTAAAACTTGCAGCTGAAAAACTAAAACTTGAACCAACAAAAGAAAATCCTTTAGATATAGCAGATAGAGATGAAAAGAAAAAAATCTCTGTTTGGAAACAAAGATTAGAAATTGAAGGAATTGAAGCAACTGAAGAAAATATCTTTATTGCTGCTGCTTGTGATGAAAAAGGAATTGCATTCTTAAAAGGTGAATCACCTTTAAATGTAAGAAAAATTGATTCAGTTTGTGAAGATAATAAAGATTGTAAATTAGGAGAGAATAAAATGGCAAATGCAAATGGAAACTATACAGTTGTAGTTGATGGTCAAAAGTTTAATGTAACAATTGCTGAAGGTAATGCAGATATTCAAGTAACTCCTGTTTCAAATACAGTAAGTTCAGCACCTGCACCAGTTTCTTCAAATGGTGGAACAGAAGTACCAGCCGCAGTAAATGGAGCAGTATGGAAAATTTTAGTAAAAGAAGGTGATAGAGTTGAAAAAGATCAACAAATCATGATTCTTGAAGCTATGAAAATGGAAATAGATATAACTGCACCAGTTTCTGGAGTTATTACTAAAATTTTAGTTGAAAATACGCAAGCTGTTGATGAAGGTCAAACATTAGCCATTATTGGTTAA
- a CDS encoding peptidoglycan synthetase, with the protein MQISAILDIVDGSLLNSPSISFIYSIKTNVNKVKEGDLFITKNLNEIEFAIKNGAFAIIIEEYHPILDNEIAWIKVKNIDLSIIKLIRFKLAVKNLEAYSCEKATYDLLKIYSNNFGENIKLVPNKLENFFRYIDDIEDNDIIISSDKLILDKIYPNNNHFDENKTLDKIDNLIEHSLFETSFSYKNIYFSRLKISSLYLKNFIKVFNFFEQNIDFSKLKSFYHIKPLFLDRNLNLIEFGKSDKFIICQNEKDLYKNEIFYLKEKYKYAKTIFISTFKLDLLKDEEQIIINNLEELKPILREIKFNAIYIIGFNYKDIYEYLLKSEKFSTLF; encoded by the coding sequence GTGCAAATATCAGCTATTTTAGACATTGTTGATGGAAGTTTATTAAACTCTCCATCAATCTCTTTTATATATTCAATCAAAACAAACGTAAATAAAGTTAAAGAAGGTGATTTATTTATCACCAAAAATTTGAACGAAATTGAATTTGCTATAAAAAATGGTGCATTTGCCATAATTATTGAAGAATATCATCCTATTTTAGATAATGAAATAGCATGGATAAAGGTAAAAAATATAGATTTAAGTATTATAAAATTAATTAGATTTAAACTTGCAGTTAAAAATTTGGAAGCTTATTCTTGTGAAAAAGCAACTTATGATTTGTTAAAAATTTATTCTAATAATTTTGGTGAAAATATAAAATTAGTTCCAAATAAATTGGAAAATTTTTTCAGATATATTGATGATATAGAAGATAATGATATCATAATTTCTTCAGATAAATTAATTTTAGATAAAATTTATCCAAATAATAACCATTTTGATGAAAATAAAACTTTAGATAAAATTGATAATCTGATTGAACACTCTTTATTTGAAACCTCTTTTTCTTATAAAAACATATATTTTTCGAGACTCAAAATTTCTAGTTTATATCTAAAAAATTTTATTAAAGTTTTTAATTTTTTTGAACAAAATATTGATTTTTCAAAATTAAAATCATTTTATCATATAAAACCTCTTTTTCTTGACAGAAATCTAAATTTAATAGAATTTGGGAAAAGTGATAAATTTATCATTTGTCAAAATGAAAAAGATTTATATAAAAATGAAATATTTTATTTAAAAGAAAAATATAAATATGCAAAAACTATTTTTATTTCAACTTTTAAATTAGATTTATTAAAAGATGAAGAACAAATTATTATAAATAATTTAGAAGAATTAAAACCTATATTAAGAGAAATAAAATTTAATGCAATTTATATAATAGGTTTTAATTATAAAGATATTTATGAATATCTTTTAAAATCTGAAAAGTTTTCAACACTCTTTTAA
- a CDS encoding OadG family protein: MEVNLIAESVKFMFLGMGVVFAFLIIMILVLKAQGIILTRFFPQEEKKVVNTTPIKNSTNTETAKIAAIVAAVQHHKNLKG; the protein is encoded by the coding sequence ATGGAAGTAAACTTAATCGCAGAATCAGTAAAGTTTATGTTTTTAGGGATGGGAGTAGTATTTGCATTCCTAATAATCATGATATTAGTACTAAAAGCACAAGGGATAATATTAACAAGATTTTTTCCACAAGAAGAGAAGAAAGTTGTAAATACAACACCAATAAAAAATAGTACAAATACAGAGACTGCAAAAATAGCTGCAATAGTAGCAGCTGTACAACATCATAAAAATCTAAAGGGTTAA